In the Eptesicus fuscus isolate TK198812 chromosome 22, DD_ASM_mEF_20220401, whole genome shotgun sequence genome, GGTGCTTCTGGCATGCTCATCTCTCAGATGGGGCCTTGGATGTAGCTTCATTCCATCTCTTGAGACGACTCCTCACTCAGGGGCTAAGTTCTGACGTTTCTATATTGATTCTTCTTGCCTCACTTTTAAGGAGGCATTTTCTCGCCTGCCCCCTAATTCTGACACAGTGTGGAGCTGGATTCAACAGGACATTCCCGCTCCTAAGACTTTGCTTTCTCTGCCTGCAGCTGCCAACGCGTTGAAGGGCCCGAGGCTGGTGTCTGGGGAGCCTGGGGGCGCTGTCACCATCCGGTGTCATTACACCCCCACGTCCATCAACAGGCACCAGCGGAAGTACTGGTGCCGCCTCAGCCCCCTGACGTGGCTCTGCCACACCATCGTGTCCACCAACCACTACACGCACGTTCGCTACAGTGGCCGCGTGGCTCTGGCAGACTTCCCGCACCGCGGCTTGTTTGTGGTGAGGCTGACCCAGCTGTCCCCGGAAGATGTGGGGGCCTACCGCTGTGGCATCGGAAACGGGAACAACATGCTGTTCTTGAGCATGAACCTGGCCGTCTCTGCAGGTATGGGTGAGTCAAGGTTTGTGCCGCGCtggcacggccaagggtgaccctgagtgggggcggctgaaaggcttagaaaagacagacaagagaatgaaagctgggtctcggtgggatgCTGCTCCCTGAGAGACAGCACCGCACCCACATGccctgtctttattttatagcagatgccacgaggcaaagtaagggcatgatcaagatgtttacaacattctcgtgggtttcaatcctactcaactacatgcacctgaactctatcaagcccacatcactcaggcacatggggccacgtgttcggaccataggttcaagcaggcgtcctcaaactacggcccgcgggccacatgtgggtgtttttgccgttttgtttttttacttcaaaataagatatgtgcactgtgcataggaatttgttcatagttgtgtttttttaaactatagtccggccctccagcggtctgagggacagtgaactggccccctgtttaaaaagtttgaggacccctggtagctgttggctatcattgtgctgggagggctctgccctccaagctgggactcgcacgtggccacgagaggactgtgccctctcattaatctgaggcttgaacctgtccaaacactgtagccgcgccccacaaaGGCTGATGAAGCGGGTGCCAGGAAACAGGTGTAAGGGAAGGAAGAGGTCCCAGGGGGCTTTAACCATGAGGCTGTGATGAGGGAAAGCTGGGGCAAGGCATGGACTTGGAGAAGAAGGCTTCATCTCTAAGGAAACCACCATCAGAAGGAAGGCAGATGTCAGAAAGAACTGCCCACCTGGATGCACGTTGGCtattccccctttcccctccccaccaatGTGTGGCCTGGACATTTAGGGAGAGTTCCAAGAAAGTAATGAACTGGATAATGCAGCTGCTTACAGCTGTGCTGTACCAGGTCCATGCCCTGCATGGCGGGCTCTGGAGACTTGACCCCGAGCCAGGCACCCAGAGTCTGAGGAAGGCTGTGACAGCCAGTCTACAGGAGAGGTGGCGTGTCAGCGAACAGGCGTGCACGGGTGCCCATggacttgttttatttattaggtGTCACTTGTGATCTAACCACCTGCTGAGACTGGCTGCTCCACTgggacttctttttttcttatttgatgaCAGCACATGCTGGGCTgtagcctgcaggccccaacaGCTTGGTTAGAGACTATGTGGGCAGAAAAAGGGAGATAGGGCCATCAAATGTCAATATTTGCAACAGACTAGAGAATACATCTGGTTTTCCCAAATTTTAATTTCATCCAACAGATTGACCAAAGACTGTATCACCTCGTGAGGTTGCATTGCATGTAGCGAAcaccctcagcctggcatgctgCTAAACCCTGTGGCCGCAAGTAGCCTTCCCATGTTTCCCTCTGCTCTTCACAcaggccctcccagccccagccccagccccagagcgACGCCAGCTGCCAGTGAGCTCGTCAGGAGATTCTTCGGAACAGCCTCTCCAGCGGCCAACAGATGGGCCCCAGGAACCACCCAGACTATAGAAAGGCAGGGGACAGAATGGGACAGAGTTGCTCTGACTCCAGACACTAGCAAAACAACAGCTTCAGCTAAGGGAATGCAAACCCCAGGAACCCCTGGGTTGGCGGCTGCAGGGACAGTTAGCCGGGTAGAGAGTTCCAGCTGGGCCACCATCCCTATTCCGGAGAGTCCGACTTCAGCAGTTGGAGGGATGCCCGATACAGCAGAACGCGATTGGCTGTGGGGCACCAGGAGCTCAGCAACAAATAGAGCCGGGGccaaagaggaggggagagagacaacCACTGAGGCCAATAGGCCaagagaggaagcagagagggTCAGAATAGCCCTGGCTACGGCCTGGACAGCCATAAAGACCATCGGGCCATCAACACTGGCCTCAGAGAAATGGGTGTGGGAAACCCACCAAGCAGCAAGCTTGGTTTCTACGCCACAAGCCCTGGGCTCCATTGAAGGAACTACTGGAGCCGCAGGTGTGTGGGCCTTAGGGCCCAGCAGCACAGAGATGTCATCTGCCGAAGAGAGCACTGAAGGAGACCTAGACATGCCTGCTGGAGGCAGTGGTCCCCAAACAGCACCAAGCCAGGACCTGGTAGCAGGACCCCTTAGGCCCCCGGGCAAGGGGTCCTCCGTGAAGAGGTAAAGCCCCAGGCCCTTCTGTCGGTTGGGGTTCCACATCTGCCCTTTCCTCTGGCGCACCCCTCAGTGAGCTGACTTCTGTGCCCCTCTCCATCTACTCACTTCTTTCCTTTTGTAACCACAATACAGTAAAGGGCAAGGGACAGAAAATCATCCATCCTCCCTCATTCAAGGTCCATGCTAGAAGAATCAGAGTATTTTCATGTGGTTTTCAAGAAAAATCTAAACAATGGAATCTTtaggactttaaaaaattattttttagtttttactgattttttagaaagagaggaaaggagagggagagagaaacattgagtgagagcaaaacatcaattggctgcctcctgcacacccattaCCAGGGATCAAgaccgcagcccaggcatgtggccttgactgggaattgaaccagcaacttcctGGTACATAGGACAaagcccaaccagctgagccacacatgCCAGGgtgggacttttttttaaaggtgaggaaCAACAGCTCCAGAGAGAGGAGGTGACTTGCTGAAACCACAAGGAAAGATTGTGGCAGAGCCAAATGCCAGGGGTGGATTCCCTGACTCTCACCCAGTCCTCTTTCCCACTATAGCTCAGTAGAGGGGCCCACACATGGGTGGGGGAGTTGGGAAAAGGAGTCAGGGCTCGGGAACCTGAGGACAGGGCTTCTGGTCCCGGTTCTGCCACTAACCCACCGTGGGAATGAGGGCAGCCAACTCATCTTGGCCTCAGCTTCTTACCCATAAAATGGTCTCTTATTCAGCTCTAACCTCACATGTCTggtgctcttcccctcccccacccctgctactTGCACTCCAGTGCTTctccagaagagaaaaacatctctCGGATGCTGACTCCTGTCTCCGCGGTGCTGTGCCCACTTGCGCTTGTGGCTCTTGTTCTATTGCAA is a window encoding:
- the FCAMR gene encoding high affinity immunoglobulin alpha and immunoglobulin mu Fc receptor; translated protein: MDGEAPATPGGQKVANQRAGWEMQVVLILCLLQAANALKGPRLVSGEPGGAVTIRCHYTPTSINRHQRKYWCRLSPLTWLCHTIVSTNHYTHVRYSGRVALADFPHRGLFVVRLTQLSPEDVGAYRCGIGNGNNMLFLSMNLAVSAGMGESSPRATPAASELVRRFFGTASPAANRWAPGTTQTIERQGTEWDRVALTPDTSKTTASAKGMQTPGTPGLAAAGTVSRVESSSWATIPIPESPTSAVGGMPDTAERDWLWGTRSSATNRAGAKEEGRETTTEANRPREEAERVRIALATAWTAIKTIGPSTLASEKWVWETHQAASLVSTPQALGSIEGTTGAAGVWALGPSSTEMSSAEESTEGDLDMPAGGSGPQTAPSQDLVAGPLRPPGKGSSVKSASPEEKNISRMLTPVSAVLCPLALVALVLLQRKLRRKRTSQETEKAPGVTLIQMTHLLGLSLQPDQLPHVERKILQEDSSPAHATMRVPERDPGP